In one Niallia taxi genomic region, the following are encoded:
- a CDS encoding cation diffusion facilitator family transporter — MALSTREQLAKKVAWISVISNILLTIGKLVIGWAANSDAVFADGIHSAADVFASVIVLFVIKIANKPADLEHPYGHGKAEVIVSGIVGIVLFAVSLYVVYEAIIGLFHPITAPNILAMWIAIISYGAKEYLYRYSMKIAKEQKSKAIEAIAFDHKADIVASIAAAVGVILSIIGDKFDIKFLLFGDKVASIIVAYLIFKISKEMLKEAFDILLERNIDSAILKDYESIIASFSEVKRIDRLRAREHGHYVLVDLRISIDHDKTIKEGHDLSREIKKKLMKKHDNIEEVLIHLNPYY; from the coding sequence ATGGCTTTGTCAACAAGAGAACAGTTAGCGAAAAAAGTAGCTTGGATTAGTGTTATAAGTAACATTTTATTAACAATAGGAAAACTGGTAATAGGCTGGGCAGCAAACAGTGATGCAGTTTTTGCAGATGGAATTCACTCTGCTGCAGATGTATTTGCCTCTGTCATCGTTTTGTTCGTGATTAAAATTGCAAACAAGCCTGCTGACCTTGAGCATCCGTATGGGCATGGAAAAGCGGAGGTTATTGTATCAGGTATTGTCGGTATTGTTCTGTTTGCCGTATCATTATATGTTGTTTACGAAGCGATTATCGGCCTGTTTCATCCGATTACAGCACCTAATATACTTGCAATGTGGATTGCGATTATTTCATATGGCGCCAAAGAATACTTATACAGATACAGCATGAAAATTGCTAAGGAACAAAAGAGTAAGGCAATTGAAGCAATTGCTTTTGACCACAAAGCCGATATTGTCGCAAGCATTGCCGCAGCAGTTGGGGTTATTCTTTCTATTATAGGGGATAAGTTTGACATAAAGTTTTTGCTGTTTGGTGATAAAGTTGCGAGTATCATTGTGGCATACTTAATTTTCAAAATTTCGAAGGAAATGTTGAAAGAGGCCTTTGATATCTTGCTTGAACGGAATATTGATTCAGCTATTTTGAAGGATTATGAAAGTATCATCGCATCTTTCTCTGAAGTGAAAAGAATAGACAGGCTAAGAGCAAGGGAACACGGACATTATGTTCTTGTCGATTTACGAATTTCCATTGACCATGACAAAACAATCAAGGAAGGTCATGATCTGTCGCGAGAAATAAAAAAGAAGCTGATGAAAAAGCATGACAATATTGAAGAAGTGCTCATCCATTTGAATCCATACTATTAA
- the safA gene encoding SafA/ExsA family spore coat assembly protein — protein MKKILMAILCLFAIPTMAFADTYTVKSGDSMWKIAVKYQIGLREIIGANPQIKTPSLIYPGQTLNIPNIDSVKTVEREVIRLCNIERQKAGLKPLTENWELSRVARDKSMDMAQKNYFSHTSPTYGSPFDMMKAYGISYKSAGENIAKGQTTAQQVVTSWMNSSGHRANILSSSFTQIGVGYYASGHYWTQMFISK, from the coding sequence ATGAAAAAGATATTGATGGCAATACTATGTTTATTTGCTATTCCTACAATGGCCTTTGCTGATACATATACAGTTAAAAGCGGAGATTCTATGTGGAAAATAGCTGTTAAATATCAAATTGGACTGCGAGAGATCATTGGGGCCAACCCTCAAATTAAAACTCCAAGCCTGATATATCCAGGCCAAACCTTGAACATTCCGAATATCGATTCTGTTAAAACGGTGGAGCGTGAAGTAATTCGTCTTTGTAATATTGAAAGGCAAAAAGCAGGCCTTAAACCTTTAACTGAGAATTGGGAGTTATCAAGGGTTGCGAGAGATAAATCAATGGATATGGCTCAGAAGAATTATTTCAGCCATACTAGTCCAACATATGGATCGCCTTTCGATATGATGAAAGCATATGGAATCAGCTATAAATCCGCTGGTGAGAATATTGCTAAAGGACAAACAACCGCACAGCAGGTTGTTACTTCGTGGATGAATTCAAGCGGCCACAGAGCAAATATTTTGAGCAGCTCCTTCACTCAGATTGGTGTCGGTTATTATGCGTCAGGGCATTATTGGACTCAAATGTTTATTTCTAAATAA
- a CDS encoding tautomerase family protein — MPLIRFDMLEGRSETEITKILDVTHRVMVEAFQVPERDRYQIVSQHKPYEMIVQDTGLGFSRSENVLLISITSRHRTADQKQTFYKNLTNELEQHCGITANDVMVSFTINGDEDWSFGYGEAQFLTGKLT; from the coding sequence ATGCCGTTAATACGCTTTGATATGCTTGAAGGAAGGTCCGAAACAGAAATTACAAAAATATTGGATGTTACTCATCGTGTTATGGTAGAGGCATTCCAGGTACCAGAAAGAGATAGATACCAGATTGTTTCCCAGCACAAACCGTATGAAATGATTGTCCAAGACACTGGACTTGGCTTCTCGAGAAGTGAAAACGTCTTGCTTATCAGCATTACAAGCAGACACAGGACCGCTGACCAAAAGCAAACATTCTACAAAAACCTAACAAACGAGCTTGAACAACATTGCGGAATTACCGCTAATGATGTAATGGTATCCTTTACAATAAACGGGGATGAAGACTGGAGCTTCGGATACGGAGAAGCTCAGTTTTTGACTGGCAAACTGACATAA
- a CDS encoding putative quinol monooxygenase — MFVIHAKMKLQEGKEAAFLEEVSTLVKASREEEGNISYQLVKSVEEENTFIMIEGWKDQAAIEQHNASSHFQGFVSKAGEYLAAPLEAEVFQAEKLAL, encoded by the coding sequence ATGTTTGTTATTCATGCAAAAATGAAATTACAAGAAGGTAAAGAAGCAGCATTTTTAGAAGAAGTGAGCACACTTGTTAAAGCGTCTCGCGAAGAAGAAGGCAATATTTCTTATCAGCTTGTAAAAAGCGTAGAAGAAGAAAATACTTTTATTATGATTGAAGGCTGGAAAGATCAAGCAGCAATTGAACAACACAATGCAAGCAGTCATTTCCAAGGCTTCGTTTCTAAAGCTGGAGAATATTTGGCAGCACCGCTTGAGGCAGAAGTATTCCAAGCAGAGAAATTAGCACTATAA
- a CDS encoding MarR family winged helix-turn-helix transcriptional regulator: protein MRDNCVIQLQIFYQLQKLNNNVNSKFESCLGSSPTRIEILHQLYNADEISQSTLQKEINIDNAAVTRHLKQLEAAGLVSRRKKAEDNRVTLVSLTSSGRQEIAASLQAKKSFIEQTLSGFSASEQEILLDMLSRLSKNVSTVEI from the coding sequence ATGCGTGATAATTGCGTTATCCAGCTCCAGATTTTTTATCAGCTCCAAAAGCTGAACAATAATGTTAATTCGAAATTTGAATCATGTCTAGGCTCAAGCCCTACGAGAATTGAAATTCTGCACCAGCTTTATAATGCAGATGAAATCAGTCAAAGTACCCTTCAGAAAGAAATCAATATTGATAATGCAGCGGTTACGCGGCATTTGAAGCAGCTGGAAGCAGCAGGACTTGTTTCACGAAGGAAAAAAGCAGAGGACAACCGTGTTACATTGGTAAGCTTAACAAGTAGTGGCAGACAAGAGATTGCTGCATCGCTCCAAGCGAAAAAAAGCTTTATTGAACAAACGTTAAGCGGCTTTAGTGCCAGTGAGCAGGAAATACTGCTGGACATGCTTTCGCGCCTTAGTAAAAATGTATCTACAGTAGAAATTTAG
- a CDS encoding Bcr/CflA family multidrug efflux MFS transporter, protein MPDLLKKNNRLRLAFLLGSLAILGPLTIDMYLPSFPTIVEDYGTTASLVQISLTTCLLGLGAGQLVIGPMSDVIGRRKPLVIFLIVYLIASVICSFAPNIYFFIAARFIQGFSAAGGIVISRAIVRDVYSGKELTKFFALLMLVNNLGPILAPVAGSTILRFGNWNIVFLVLACVGVVLSLIVSLRLTETLPPEKRVPSNIGQILKNFGSLLKDRQFRGYALTQGFIVAGIFAYVSGTPFVYQNIYGVSPTTFSLLFGMNGIALMIGSQLVGRYADVLSEKTFLQIGLFIANISGIILLIALLLQAPLLAIVIPIFFFVSSIGIISTTSFSLAMDTQGHIAGSASALLGLLPFILGSISAPLVGIAGEQTAIPMGAIMFLASFLALISYYGLVRRGRRVIGSPQ, encoded by the coding sequence TTGCCCGATTTACTTAAAAAAAATAATAGGCTTCGTTTAGCATTTTTGCTCGGTTCACTTGCCATTTTAGGCCCGCTTACAATCGATATGTATCTGCCATCCTTTCCGACAATTGTAGAGGATTATGGAACAACGGCGTCACTTGTCCAAATTTCTTTGACAACATGTCTGCTGGGATTAGGAGCAGGTCAGCTTGTAATTGGTCCAATGAGTGATGTGATTGGAAGGAGAAAACCTTTAGTTATATTTTTGATTGTCTACTTAATCGCCTCTGTAATTTGTTCCTTTGCCCCTAACATTTATTTCTTTATTGCTGCACGCTTTATCCAAGGTTTTTCAGCTGCTGGCGGTATTGTTATCTCAAGAGCGATTGTTCGTGATGTTTACAGTGGCAAAGAACTGACAAAATTCTTTGCGTTGTTAATGCTTGTTAATAATCTTGGCCCGATATTAGCACCTGTTGCCGGAAGCACCATCCTGCGCTTTGGCAATTGGAATATCGTATTTCTTGTCCTTGCATGTGTTGGGGTTGTACTGTCCTTAATCGTGTCTTTAAGGCTTACAGAAACACTTCCTCCTGAAAAGAGGGTGCCAAGCAATATTGGGCAAATCCTGAAAAACTTTGGTTCACTTTTGAAAGATCGCCAGTTTAGAGGATATGCTCTCACACAAGGTTTTATTGTTGCAGGTATCTTTGCATATGTTTCTGGCACACCATTTGTCTATCAAAATATTTACGGTGTATCACCAACAACATTCAGCTTGCTGTTTGGGATGAACGGGATTGCTTTGATGATTGGCTCCCAGTTAGTTGGAAGGTATGCAGATGTTTTATCTGAAAAAACATTTCTGCAGATAGGCTTATTCATCGCAAATATATCTGGAATCATTTTGTTAATAGCACTTTTGCTTCAAGCACCATTACTGGCAATTGTTATTCCAATTTTCTTTTTTGTATCATCCATCGGCATTATTTCGACAACTTCGTTTTCATTGGCAATGGATACTCAAGGGCATATTGCTGGAAGTGCGTCTGCATTACTTGGCTTACTGCCATTTATTCTTGGATCTATTTCGGCTCCGCTTGTAGGAATTGCCGGAGAACAAACAGCTATTCCAATGGGAGCAATTATGTTCCTCGCAAGCTTTTTGGCATTGATTTCTTATTATGGGTTAGTCAGAAGAGGACGCCGCGTTATCGGTTCACCGCAGTAA
- a CDS encoding C45 family autoproteolytic acyltransferase/hydolase, with the protein MTKLQAQIWQLRKNSFDIGQEYGLFLKKNPKTLEIYKQVTKPEIDMRNMEAIYLELAPYILEELHGLADKLEVSLAEASALFSGYDVPKTKAMGCTTWIHNGVYTRNYDFSPLLYDGIFSLIQSKNYYASAGYNLQLIGRHDGMNEKGLAIGFHFVSNDGYTKGVSPWISCRMVLDQCATVEEAVRLLERIPHASCYNFSIGDKLGNKVAVETSPEKVKVRLGQDSLACTNHFLTEAMSCKNRAYIEGSLKRQMHLDEWNYPNMQQQEIFDYFRADNSPLFFTDYDNFFGTLHTFSYSFKDHFIMTCLAGSDEPLLVDFKKWVEGENISETELTGNMPKA; encoded by the coding sequence ATGACAAAATTACAGGCTCAAATTTGGCAGTTAAGAAAGAATTCTTTTGATATTGGGCAGGAATATGGCCTTTTTTTAAAAAAGAATCCTAAAACTTTGGAAATTTATAAACAAGTGACAAAGCCTGAAATTGATATGCGAAACATGGAAGCAATCTATTTGGAGCTTGCTCCATACATTTTGGAGGAGCTGCATGGTCTAGCGGATAAACTGGAAGTCAGTCTAGCTGAAGCGTCTGCACTGTTCAGTGGTTACGATGTCCCGAAAACAAAGGCAATGGGCTGTACGACATGGATTCATAATGGTGTATATACTAGAAACTACGATTTTTCTCCACTTTTATATGACGGGATTTTTTCATTAATTCAATCAAAAAACTATTATGCATCAGCAGGATATAATTTGCAGCTAATTGGCAGACATGACGGTATGAATGAAAAAGGTCTTGCCATCGGTTTTCACTTTGTCAGTAATGACGGATACACAAAAGGAGTTTCCCCATGGATAAGCTGCAGAATGGTGCTTGATCAATGTGCCACTGTAGAGGAGGCTGTAAGATTATTAGAAAGAATTCCTCATGCCAGTTGCTATAATTTTTCAATTGGAGATAAACTAGGGAATAAAGTTGCTGTGGAGACGAGTCCTGAAAAGGTAAAGGTCAGATTGGGGCAAGATTCACTTGCCTGTACCAATCATTTTCTAACGGAAGCAATGTCATGCAAAAACCGTGCCTATATAGAGGGCTCACTTAAAAGGCAAATGCATTTGGATGAATGGAACTATCCTAATATGCAGCAGCAGGAGATATTTGATTATTTCCGTGCAGACAACTCTCCGTTGTTTTTTACTGATTATGACAACTTTTTTGGCACGCTCCATACCTTTTCCTATTCTTTTAAGGATCATTTCATTATGACGTGTCTTGCCGGAAGTGATGAGCCTCTTCTTGTGGATTTTAAAAAGTGGGTGGAAGGGGAAAATATTTCTGAAACAGAACTAACAGGAAATATGCCAAAAGCTTAG
- a CDS encoding methyl-accepting chemotaxis protein: MKLVKNSKISIKILMIIIFSAISLITVGFYAINGMKKMAEGSDAMYNDRLIPNTWVSKIVSDDQATDRFVLELMLNEDDSRNEQLIELYNKEADEINEYVSKLEQLDLSADEKSALDKYKQSLTDISDTTGEALDLALENKNAEAYRLYSQEVITKREEMTDLLVSLQQANEDQASKIAQENKDNYKTTLVISVSIIAVFLLLSVLFGFYISRTIANPIKKLKNLMEKGENGDFSERVDYQSKDEIGSLSVSFNSMADGIKELVETIGETSQALASSSEQLSASSEESSKASEHISETIQELAASSENQMTLMASSSEGINNVTGSTERISANAEKVAATAENTAEASKKGLRNIEEVTTQMNSINTNVGNLSVSINTLEGRIKEIGEITKAITDISSQTNLLALNAAIEAARAGEQGKGFAVVADEVRKLAEQSSQSAEQITSLISQIQVDTKTTIQSMSTAKNEVDLGLNIVQNAGNSFGEIEVSINDLVKLFEEVFVSLKELKDNTDVINVSVMEVNSMAGEAAANTENVSAATEEQVASMEEIAASSSSLANLAESLQELIRKFKV; this comes from the coding sequence ATGAAATTAGTAAAAAACAGTAAAATTTCAATAAAAATATTAATGATTATTATATTTAGTGCCATATCATTAATTACAGTCGGTTTCTATGCTATCAACGGCATGAAAAAAATGGCTGAAGGATCAGATGCGATGTATAACGATCGTTTGATTCCTAACACTTGGGTATCTAAAATTGTAAGTGATGATCAAGCGACAGACCGTTTTGTTCTGGAGCTGATGTTAAATGAGGATGATTCAAGAAACGAACAGCTAATTGAGTTGTATAATAAAGAAGCAGATGAAATAAATGAATATGTAAGCAAATTAGAGCAGCTTGATTTGTCAGCAGATGAAAAATCAGCACTTGATAAGTATAAACAATCACTGACTGATATTAGCGACACGACAGGTGAGGCACTTGACTTAGCATTGGAAAACAAAAATGCGGAAGCATATCGTCTTTATTCCCAAGAAGTTATCACAAAACGGGAAGAAATGACTGACCTGCTTGTATCATTACAGCAAGCTAATGAGGATCAGGCAAGTAAAATCGCTCAGGAAAATAAAGATAATTATAAGACAACCTTAGTGATTTCAGTAAGCATCATTGCAGTGTTCTTATTGTTGTCGGTACTATTTGGTTTTTATATTTCGAGAACAATTGCAAATCCTATTAAGAAGCTAAAAAATCTAATGGAAAAAGGCGAAAATGGTGATTTCTCCGAAAGAGTGGATTATCAATCTAAGGATGAAATAGGCTCACTTTCTGTCAGTTTCAATAGTATGGCTGATGGAATTAAAGAGCTTGTCGAAACAATCGGCGAAACATCTCAAGCACTTGCTTCCTCATCAGAGCAGTTAAGTGCAAGCTCTGAGGAAAGCAGCAAAGCAAGCGAGCATATTTCTGAAACGATCCAGGAGCTTGCAGCAAGCTCAGAAAATCAAATGACGTTAATGGCATCGAGCTCTGAAGGAATTAATAATGTAACTGGAAGCACAGAGAGAATTTCAGCAAACGCAGAGAAAGTAGCAGCAACAGCTGAAAATACAGCAGAAGCTTCCAAAAAAGGTCTGCGAAATATTGAGGAAGTTACTACACAGATGAATTCTATTAATACAAATGTTGGTAATCTTTCCGTGTCGATAAATACATTAGAAGGCCGTATTAAGGAAATCGGTGAAATTACGAAGGCAATAACGGACATTTCATCACAAACTAATCTATTGGCCCTTAATGCAGCAATTGAGGCGGCAAGAGCAGGAGAACAAGGAAAAGGATTCGCTGTTGTTGCTGATGAAGTAAGAAAGCTTGCAGAGCAATCGTCCCAATCCGCAGAACAAATAACAAGCCTTATCAGCCAAATCCAAGTGGATACGAAAACCACCATTCAATCAATGTCCACTGCGAAAAATGAAGTAGACTTAGGTTTAAATATCGTGCAAAATGCAGGGAATTCCTTTGGGGAAATTGAAGTATCTATTAATGACCTAGTAAAATTATTTGAAGAAGTTTTTGTTTCACTGAAGGAACTGAAGGATAATACAGATGTGATTAATGTATCTGTCATGGAAGTTAATAGCATGGCAGGAGAAGCGGCAGCAAATACAGAAAATGTGTCTGCGGCAACAGAAGAACAAGTGGCATCAATGGAAGAGATCGCAGCATCGTCCTCCTCTCTTGCGAATCTTGCCGAAAGTCTGCAAGAACTTATTCGTAAATTTAAAGTGTAA
- a CDS encoding Gfo/Idh/MocA family protein, producing MKQLNWAILGPGSIAADFAKALNDIHGSIYAVGSRTLEKAEQFAEQFNIQKAYGNYDEMLQDDSIDVVYIATPHSNHYEYIMKSLENNKHVFCEKAITVSSEQLLDAVKLAQEKQLVLAEAMTIYHMPLYKKLREIVSSGKIGKLKMVNVLFGSSKEDDPTNRYFNMELAGGALLDIGTYALSFARSFLTSQPDEILTTVKKYTTGVDEQSGIILKNKDEEMAVVTLAMRARTQKLGIIAGDNGHIIVPDFPRANIATIHYLDGTQETVEAGETAKALHYEIEDIERFIADQDQASTLPLSIDVMEIMTDVRKQWGISYPFE from the coding sequence ATGAAACAATTGAATTGGGCTATTCTTGGACCTGGGTCCATTGCCGCTGATTTTGCGAAGGCGTTAAATGATATTCATGGAAGCATATATGCAGTTGGTTCACGCACATTAGAAAAAGCGGAACAATTTGCAGAGCAATTTAATATTCAAAAGGCTTATGGCAATTATGATGAAATGCTCCAAGACGACAGCATCGATGTTGTCTATATTGCAACACCACACTCTAACCATTATGAATACATCATGAAAAGTCTTGAGAATAATAAACACGTTTTTTGTGAGAAAGCAATTACTGTCAGTTCTGAACAGCTTCTCGATGCTGTTAAGCTGGCACAAGAAAAACAGCTTGTATTAGCAGAAGCAATGACTATTTACCATATGCCTTTGTATAAAAAGCTGCGTGAAATAGTATCCTCTGGAAAAATCGGCAAATTAAAAATGGTAAATGTATTATTTGGCAGTTCAAAAGAGGATGATCCAACAAATCGTTATTTCAATATGGAACTTGCAGGTGGAGCATTGTTGGATATTGGTACATATGCTCTTTCTTTCGCCAGATCCTTCCTTACCTCACAGCCTGATGAGATATTGACAACAGTCAAAAAGTATACAACTGGTGTTGATGAGCAATCAGGAATCATATTGAAAAACAAGGATGAGGAAATGGCTGTCGTTACACTTGCAATGAGAGCAAGAACACAAAAGCTTGGCATTATTGCCGGAGATAATGGTCATATTATCGTTCCCGATTTCCCAAGAGCAAATATTGCCACCATCCATTACTTAGATGGCACACAAGAAACTGTTGAAGCAGGAGAAACCGCTAAGGCCCTTCATTATGAAATTGAAGATATAGAGAGGTTTATTGCAGATCAAGATCAGGCATCCACACTTCCATTAAGTATTGACGTGATGGAAATCATGACAGATGTCCGAAAACAATGGGGTATAAGCTACCCGTTTGAATAA
- a CDS encoding histidinol-phosphatase, with protein sequence MLFDLHTHHDRCGHAIGKMEEYIKSGIDKGLHYIGISDHSPLFFHEDDRPFPRYSMAKSEFVHYVEEVLRLKEAYKGKIEVLLGVESDFYPHHLHLYTREYEKYPFDYIIGSVHYVNKKSIFDKSRWDMLTEAQRIKEKEDYYQLIQESAKSGVFQILGHIDAMKGYYPAFSDIQTPIIDETLKIIGESGVSIEVNTSGKMKAVGGWYPSDDMLERAFYYNVDITFGSDSHTPERIGDDLFEVQKKLKQIGYKEMVYYVGQKRQTAPL encoded by the coding sequence ATCTTGTTTGATTTGCATACACATCATGACAGATGTGGTCATGCAATCGGAAAAATGGAAGAATACATTAAGTCAGGCATCGACAAAGGGCTTCATTATATTGGTATCTCAGATCATTCACCTTTGTTTTTCCATGAGGATGACAGGCCATTTCCCCGCTATTCCATGGCAAAGAGTGAGTTTGTGCATTATGTGGAGGAAGTGTTAAGGCTAAAGGAAGCTTATAAAGGGAAAATTGAGGTTCTGTTAGGAGTCGAAAGTGATTTTTATCCACACCATCTTCATTTATATACAAGAGAGTACGAGAAATATCCCTTTGACTATATCATTGGGTCTGTCCACTATGTGAACAAAAAAAGCATATTTGATAAGAGCAGATGGGATATGCTAACAGAGGCACAGCGAATTAAAGAAAAAGAGGATTACTATCAATTAATTCAGGAATCAGCAAAAAGCGGCGTTTTTCAAATATTAGGACATATTGATGCAATGAAAGGGTATTATCCGGCCTTTTCTGATATTCAAACACCAATCATTGATGAAACCCTTAAAATAATCGGCGAGTCAGGTGTCTCCATCGAAGTGAATACCTCCGGGAAAATGAAAGCAGTTGGCGGCTGGTATCCCTCTGACGATATGCTTGAGCGGGCTTTTTATTATAATGTCGATATAACATTCGGCTCAGATTCCCACACCCCAGAACGGATAGGGGATGATTTGTTTGAAGTACAAAAAAAGCTTAAGCAAATTGGCTATAAGGAAATGGTCTATTATGTAGGTCAAAAACGACAGACAGCACCGCTATAA
- a CDS encoding PTS sugar transporter subunit IIA → MFKNLFKKNQSNSEESKFILPLEGKLLPIEEVPDPVFSQKMMGDGAAIDPTNGTLISPVDGQVVNIFPTKHAISLMDNNGREILIHVGLDTVTLKGEGFTSHVEDGQKVKQGQKLMDIDFEAIKGKVPSIITPIIFTNLKENEKVVIENNEIKIV, encoded by the coding sequence ATGTTTAAAAACTTGTTCAAGAAAAATCAATCAAATTCTGAGGAAAGTAAGTTTATCCTGCCATTAGAAGGGAAGCTCCTTCCTATTGAGGAAGTGCCAGATCCAGTCTTTTCGCAAAAAATGATGGGCGACGGTGCAGCAATAGATCCAACAAATGGTACGCTAATATCACCAGTTGATGGACAGGTTGTCAATATATTCCCAACAAAACATGCAATAAGCTTAATGGACAATAACGGAAGAGAAATCCTAATTCATGTTGGATTAGATACTGTTACGTTAAAGGGAGAAGGCTTTACATCACATGTAGAAGATGGACAAAAGGTGAAACAAGGCCAAAAGCTGATGGATATTGATTTTGAAGCAATTAAAGGCAAAGTTCCTTCCATCATTACACCAATCATCTTCACAAACTTAAAAGAAAACGAAAAAGTAGTAATTGAAAACAACGAAATAAAAATTGTTTGA
- the treC gene encoding alpha,alpha-phosphotrehalase, translating into MNKTWWEKAVVYQIYPKSFNDTTGSGVGDIQGIVEKLDYLNKLGVDVIWLTPIYASPQKDNGYDISDYFSIHPEYGTMDDFDHLLGEAHKKGIKVIMDIVVNHTSTEHEWFKQAASSKDNPYRNYYIWKDGKEDGREPNNWQSKFGGNAWQYDDKTGQYYLHLFDVTQADLNWENEELRQKVYNMMNFWFEKGIDGFRLDVINLISKNQQFPDDFVGDGRKYYTDGPKVHEYIHEMNKEVFSKYDSLTVGEMSSTTLEHCIQYTNPEREELSMTFNFHHLKVDYPNGEKWALGEMDFFSLKEILSNWQTGMNTGGGWNALFWCNHDQPRVVSRYGNDKEYHKESAKMLATVIHMMQGTPYIYQGEEFGMTDPKFDSIEEYRDVESINMFQILKQTGKTEEEILEILRRKSRDNSRTPVQWNKEANAGFTSGTPWINTARNYQEINAEAALKDSDSIFYHYQKLISLRKEYDIITNGNYELLLPEDPQIFAYVRSVGAEKLIVINNFYETPCKFELPAHLDVDGYSTSILISNYSDSKTDLQKIELRPYESIVFHLQK; encoded by the coding sequence ATGAATAAAACATGGTGGGAAAAGGCAGTAGTATATCAAATTTATCCAAAAAGCTTTAATGATACTACTGGTAGCGGTGTTGGTGATATTCAAGGGATTGTCGAAAAACTGGATTATTTAAATAAGCTTGGTGTAGATGTTATTTGGCTTACACCAATTTATGCTTCTCCACAAAAGGATAATGGCTATGATATTAGTGATTATTTCTCCATTCATCCTGAATACGGTACAATGGACGACTTTGATCACTTATTAGGTGAAGCCCATAAAAAAGGGATTAAAGTCATTATGGATATTGTCGTCAACCATACATCTACAGAACATGAATGGTTCAAACAAGCAGCATCATCCAAAGATAATCCATACAGAAACTATTATATTTGGAAAGATGGCAAGGAAGATGGAAGAGAACCGAATAATTGGCAATCAAAATTCGGTGGCAATGCATGGCAATATGATGATAAAACAGGCCAGTACTATCTTCATTTATTTGATGTCACACAGGCTGATTTAAACTGGGAGAATGAAGAGCTGCGCCAAAAAGTTTACAATATGATGAATTTTTGGTTCGAAAAAGGGATTGATGGCTTCAGACTTGATGTCATTAACTTAATTTCAAAAAATCAACAGTTCCCTGATGACTTTGTTGGTGATGGAAGAAAATATTATACAGACGGACCAAAAGTCCATGAATATATTCATGAAATGAATAAGGAAGTATTCTCCAAATATGATTCCCTGACAGTTGGAGAAATGTCTTCAACAACATTGGAGCATTGCATTCAGTATACAAATCCAGAAAGAGAAGAGCTTAGCATGACTTTTAACTTTCACCATTTAAAGGTTGATTATCCAAACGGTGAAAAGTGGGCGTTAGGTGAGATGGATTTCTTTTCCTTAAAGGAAATATTATCAAATTGGCAAACTGGCATGAATACTGGCGGAGGTTGGAATGCTCTGTTTTGGTGTAACCATGACCAGCCGCGGGTTGTTTCAAGATATGGAAATGATAAGGAATACCATAAGGAATCAGCAAAAATGCTAGCAACAGTTATTCACATGATGCAAGGTACTCCATATATTTATCAGGGTGAAGAATTTGGCATGACAGATCCTAAATTTGATTCTATTGAAGAATACCGTGATGTTGAATCAATTAATATGTTTCAAATTTTAAAACAAACGGGAAAAACAGAAGAGGAAATATTAGAAATCTTAAGGCGAAAATCTCGTGATAACTCAAGAACTCCTGTACAATGGAACAAAGAGGCAAATGCAGGCTTCACATCAGGCACACCATGGATCAATACAGCGAGAAACTATCAAGAAATAAATGCAGAAGCTGCCTTAAAGGATTCAGATTCGATTTTCTATCATTATCAAAAGTTAATATCCTTGAGAAAAGAGTATGATATTATCACAAACGGCAATTATGAGCTATTGCTTCCAGAGGATCCTCAAATCTTTGCATATGTACGTTCAGTTGGTGCAGAAAAGCTGATTGTAATCAACAACTTTTATGAAACACCATGTAAATTTGAGCTACCAGCACATTTAGATGTTGATGGTTATTCCACAAGCATACTGATATCAAACTACTCTGACTCAAAAACGGATTTGCAGAAAATAGAATTGCGTCCATACGAATCAATTGTATTTCACTTGCAAAAATAA